The following are encoded in a window of Castanea sativa cultivar Marrone di Chiusa Pesio chromosome 5, ASM4071231v1 genomic DNA:
- the LOC142633944 gene encoding small ribosomal subunit protein uS11x, translated as MSKRKTREPKEENVTLGPAVREGEQVFGVAHIFASFNDTFIHVTDLSGRETLVRITGGMKVKADRDESSPYAAMLAAQDVSQRCKELGITALHIKLRATGGNKTKTPGPGAQSALRALARSGMKIGRIEDVTPIPSDSTRRKGGRRGRRL; from the exons ATG TCGAAGAGGAAGACTAgggaaccaaaagaagaaaatgtgaCTCTTGGACCCGCTGTCAGAGAAGGAGAACAAGTTTTTGGTGTCGCCCACATTTTTGCATCATTTAATGACACCTTCATA CATGTGACCGATCTGTCAGGAAGAGAAACGCTAGTTCGCATTACTG GTGGGATGAAGGTGAAAGCTGACAGAGATGAGTCTTCACCATATGCTGCCATGCTTGCAGCACAGGATGTTTCTCAGAGATGCAAG GAACTTGGCATCACTGCCTTGCATATCAAGCTCCGTGCTACTGGTGGGAACAAGACCAAAACACCTGGTCCTGGGGCACAGTCTGCTCTCCGTGCACTTGCTCGTTCTGGAATGAAAATTGGACGTATAG AGGATGTCACTCCTATTCCTAGCGATAGCACTCGTAGAAAGGGTGGTAGAAGAGGAAGAAGGCTGTGA
- the LOC142635414 gene encoding uncharacterized protein LOC142635414, with translation MDFKELLSWLIRNNHHLELFVVTAWKVWNQRNTVRLNQLVDSLHQIAHISKAWLTDYRARQVYSDMPMQQNQRTRRHWKPPSAELFKINFDGAVFSHEKIFGIGVVIRDHKGLVIASCSKLVYQELCSDDIEATALGWALAFALEIGVKWAISEGDSLNVIKGLMVSNISNKL, from the coding sequence ATGGACTTCAAAGAGCTCTTATCTTGGTTGATCCGAAACAACCATCATCTTGAGCTTTTTGTAGTCACGGCCTGGAAAGTATGGAACCAACGGAACACGGTGCGTCTCAATCAACTCGTGGACTCACTTCACCAGATAGCTCACATCTCAAAAGCTTGGCTAACAGATTACCGTGCCAGGCAAGTGTATTCAGACATGCCAATGCAGCAAAATCAGCGCACCAGAAGGCATTGGAAACCACCATCAGCAGAGCTCTTCAAAATCAACTTTGATGGTGCGGTTTTCTCACATGAGAAAATTTTTGGCATTGGCGTTGTTATTAGAGACCACAAGGGCTTAGTGATAGCATCATGCTCGAAATTGGTATACCAGGAATTGTGCAGTGATGATATTGAAGCCACAGCTCTGGGGTGGGCTCTAGCTTTTGCCTTGGAGATAGGAGTGAAGTGGGCTATCTCGGAGGGAGACTCTTTGAATGTCATTAAAGGTCTAATGGTGAGTAACATAAGTAACAAATTGTGA
- the LOC142634149 gene encoding phospho-N-acetylmuramoyl-pentapeptide-transferase homolog, with product MPSFSHSLNLHRSRLQKPLSPCIRSDSSSFPHHLKLNAPIFRTRACRLQRSLVRFKAFDDDSFGIPSLHDWNDNDGMSGYMLSSSEGEDSDTEISLSPLYDDEMPSVTVKTDEAFAATANQLAILGRRRRKNRIKLGVLMNAGLISFLMVLLLFVDWCAWRIVRLPLEAFYLTRPFLISAVLVSCAGYVCVPLLYRLKIHQIIRKEGPARHSLKKRTPTMGGLFFVPIGVTVARFVAGFSSTEVFGAAAVTLAFAAIGLLDDILSLVKNDNSGLSAWGRTALEVAVGTWFSFWLDSTSISSPYSMKMLLPLPAPIGLVCLGRWYLLLTSFCFVSMGNGVNLTDGLDGLAGGAAALAFIGMSIAVLPICSELAIFGASMAGACVGFLLHNRYRASVFMGDTGSLALGGALAAMAACTGMFFPLFISSGIFVMEASSVIIQVLYFKTTRRLWGFGRRMFRMAPLHHHFELCGIKEPIIVAGAYVISSIFALLAAYVGLISA from the exons ATGCCTTCCTTTTCTCATTCTCTCAATCTCCACCGCTCCCGTCTCCAAAAACCGCTTTCTCCTTGCATTCGATCCGACTCTTCTTCATTTCCGCATCATCTCAAG CTAAATGCACCGATTTTTCGAACTCGTGCGTGCCGTTTACAACGCAGTCTTGTTCGATTCAAGGCCTTCGATGAT GATTCATTTGGTATTCCATCGCTTCATGATTGGAATGACAATGATGGGATGTCTGGGTACATGCTTTCATCCAGTGAAGGCGAAGATAGCGATACAGAAATCTCGCTAAGTCCATTATATGACGATGAAATGCCTAGTGTTACTGTAAAAACTGATGAGGCCTTTGCAGCTACTGCTAACCAGCTCGCAATTCTTGGGAGAAGACGCAGGAAAAACAG GATTAAATTGGGGGTTTTAATGAATGCTGGACTTATAAGCTTCTTGATGGTGCTGCTTTTATTTGTGGATTGGTGTGCATGGAGGATTGTCAGGTTACCTTTAGAAGCGTTTTACTTGACCCGCCCGTTTCTTATATCAGCCGTTTTAGTCTCTTGTGCAGGCTATGTTTGTGTCCCATTACTGTATAGGCTCAAGATTCATCAAATAATCAGAAAAGAAGGGCCTGCTAGGCACTCCTTAAAAAAGAGAACTCCCACAATGGGTGGATTGTTTTTTGTTCCTATCGGTGTAACTGTTGCTAGATTCGTTGCTGGTTTTTCTTCTACTGAAGTGTTTGGAGCAGCTGCAGTAACTCTAGCATTTGCTGCAATTGGGTTACTAGATGATATCTTAAGCCTTGTCAAGAATGATAATAGTGGTTTATCAGCATGGGGAAGAACTGCGCTCGAG GTAGCCGTTGGGACCTGGTTTTCATTTTGGTTGGATAGCACAAGTATATCGTCACCCTACAGCAT GAAAATGCTGCTTCCTCTACCTGCACCAATAGGACTTGTGTGCCTGGGAAGATGGTATCTGTTGTTGacttcattttgttttgtttccatGGGGAATGGGGTTAACCTAACAGATGGTCTTGATGGGCTGGCTGGAGGGGCTGCTGCATTGGCTTTTATAGGAATGTCAATCGCAGTGCTTCCAATATGCTCTG AGCTTGCTATATTTGGGGCATCGATGGCAGGAGCCTGTGTTGGTTTTCTTTTGCACAACCGATACAGAGCATCTGTATTTATGGGTGATACTGGATCCTTGGCACTAGGGGGAGCATTGGCTGCAATGGCTGCTTGTACCGGAATGTTCTTTCCATTATTTATTTCATCTGGCATATTTGTTATGGAAGCATCATCGGTTATTATACAG GTATTATACTTCAAGACAACCAGACGTTTGTGGGGATTTGGGCGCCGCATGTTCCGAATGGCACCGCTTCATCATCACTTTGAATTATGTGGGATTAAAGAACCGATCATTGTTGCAGGCGCATATGTTATATCATCCATATTTGCTTTACTGGCTGCCTATGTGGGTCTTATTTCAGCATGA